In Sutterella faecalis, a genomic segment contains:
- a CDS encoding Panacea domain-containing protein — translation MVDVVKAAQIAAYFLWKNFGQMPSWKLMLLMYFAEREFLLQHGERLTGGCMAAMRHGPVLLEIYDFIEFPGRNPGWSIWISGQANGKLSSPKIEDVDPQKPLEVFDDLSRAEVQILEAVFARYERLTHWESGDLMLMKKYAPEWDAPKGSTSPLSLRFILMSHGKNEQEANGIIRHIQEMDLVRDSLRALF, via the coding sequence ATGGTTGATGTTGTCAAGGCAGCTCAGATTGCCGCTTATTTTCTCTGGAAAAACTTCGGACAAATGCCGTCCTGGAAGCTGATGTTGTTAATGTACTTTGCTGAGCGGGAATTTTTGCTTCAGCATGGCGAACGACTTACTGGAGGCTGCATGGCTGCGATGAGGCATGGTCCAGTATTGCTTGAGATATATGATTTCATTGAGTTTCCCGGCCGGAATCCTGGCTGGAGTATCTGGATCAGCGGTCAAGCCAACGGAAAATTGTCTTCTCCAAAGATTGAGGACGTTGATCCGCAGAAGCCTCTGGAAGTCTTTGACGATCTGTCGCGTGCCGAAGTTCAAATTCTGGAGGCTGTTTTTGCAAGGTATGAGCGCTTAACTCATTGGGAATCCGGTGATTTGATGCTGATGAAAAAGTACGCTCCCGAATGGGATGCTCCGAAAGGCAGCACCTCGCCGTTGAGTCTCCGTTTCATCCTGATGAGTCACGGAAAGAACGAGCAGGAAGCCAATGGAATCATCAGACACATACAGGAAATGGACTTGGTTCGGGATAGTCTCAGAGCACTATTTTGA
- a CDS encoding ATP-binding protein has translation MTTFRFYGRERQLESLHRVRERAAETSAQFTLISGRRRIGKTHLIREHLRRESSREMPGIYLAGSVMPESMLAEEYCCVLAQKLDMQIPIVKDLAEFFRMVATIAETRPMTLVVDEFQDLTKVSESLTSKLRGIWDIARERSKLHLILSGSMNTMINKIFRDSHEPLFGRIDQEIRLRPFKTTEVEAVFRTYSPGFKNEDLLAFYAFTGGIPKYMGWLIEADLLEADAMMEGIVSEDLGFLNEGNAVLQNEFAGSWINCFNLLLSIAIGRHTWGELAGLNPENSLGQHLKRLEEDFNIVGRLQPLLAKPGSRNARYEITDLFFRFWFRFIHANRRWLVYDDPSRIAEKIKAGYPTYSGYVLEQWFAERLREMQLFDQVGPWWQAGKGQDPAEIDIVAVKSPDIAGKEALATEVKRQRKAFHAHDFLNKVSLLERKTLSGFLIKPICLTTEDMTLSLPEIESRVLARNMA, from the coding sequence ATGACGACCTTCAGGTTCTATGGCAGGGAGCGGCAGCTCGAGTCGCTTCACCGTGTTCGCGAGCGAGCGGCCGAGACTTCGGCTCAATTTACGCTGATCAGCGGCCGCAGGCGCATCGGCAAGACGCATTTGATTCGCGAGCATCTCAGGCGGGAGTCTTCCCGCGAGATGCCGGGGATTTACCTGGCTGGCTCCGTTATGCCTGAATCGATGCTGGCAGAGGAGTACTGCTGCGTATTGGCTCAAAAGCTCGACATGCAGATCCCGATCGTTAAGGATCTGGCGGAGTTCTTCCGCATGGTCGCGACGATCGCCGAAACACGCCCGATGACGCTCGTCGTTGATGAGTTCCAGGACTTGACTAAAGTCTCGGAGTCTCTCACGAGCAAGCTTCGCGGCATCTGGGACATTGCGAGAGAGCGCTCGAAGCTTCATCTTATTCTTTCCGGCTCGATGAACACCATGATCAATAAGATCTTCCGGGATTCGCATGAGCCGCTTTTCGGACGCATCGACCAGGAGATTCGCCTGCGTCCTTTCAAAACGACGGAAGTTGAGGCAGTTTTCAGAACCTACAGTCCCGGCTTCAAAAACGAAGACCTCCTGGCCTTTTATGCCTTTACCGGCGGCATTCCAAAGTACATGGGCTGGTTGATCGAAGCTGATCTTTTAGAAGCCGACGCCATGATGGAAGGCATCGTGAGCGAGGACCTGGGCTTTTTGAACGAGGGGAATGCTGTTCTGCAAAATGAGTTTGCCGGCAGCTGGATCAATTGCTTCAACCTGCTTCTCAGCATCGCAATCGGCAGGCATACCTGGGGTGAGCTCGCCGGACTCAACCCTGAGAACTCCCTGGGTCAACACTTGAAGCGCCTCGAGGAAGACTTCAATATCGTCGGCCGCCTGCAGCCGCTTTTAGCGAAGCCCGGTTCCCGGAATGCGCGCTATGAAATCACGGATCTCTTCTTCCGATTCTGGTTCAGGTTCATTCATGCCAATCGGCGGTGGCTCGTCTACGACGATCCTTCACGAATCGCGGAAAAAATCAAGGCGGGATATCCGACGTACTCCGGATATGTCCTCGAGCAATGGTTTGCGGAACGTCTCCGTGAGATGCAGCTTTTCGACCAGGTCGGACCCTGGTGGCAGGCCGGAAAGGGACAGGATCCCGCGGAAATCGATATCGTTGCAGTGAAGTCGCCGGATATCGCCGGAAAGGAAGCGCTTGCCACAGAAGTAAAGCGGCAGCGGAAGGCATTCCACGCCCATGATTTCCTCAATAAGGTCAGTCTTCTGGAAAGGAAGACGCTCTCCGGCTTTTTGATCAAGCCGATCTGCCTCACCACGGAAGATATGACGCTGTCGCTGCCGGAGATTGAATCCAGGGTTCTGGCAAGGAACATGGCGTAA
- a CDS encoding porin, which produces MLRTFKRSAALLAILAAAGTVSAADLQIYGRIDAGLIYHNYGGDSEKSDTFTMDSGTNTATRVGIQGSESLTDNTKVIFRLESRFTSDTGAFNAYSGKTNRLFGGQSTLGVVNKEFGEITMGRVAGISSSTGPYDLQAYMDPFGGGTNGTGNAPVKSSRHDNMITYRSPVLGGFQATVQYSLKSDSNDEGDEAKSDVNRFFDAGLHYAAGNLHVAAVYERLEWGKETQLDNGASEDRQVVTVGGSYRFEPVTVFLQSQYFRGLNAVDGFSSANLSETNNKRDGQIEGYGLYAGAEFWFGPSSWKWMAYWRDYELERETGASHDGNTFGIANKFVYRPSKTVEFYVGGGYSQWDRLAAKAGAVETLTDSDLNGYFGMTKYF; this is translated from the coding sequence ATGCTTCGCACATTCAAGCGCTCCGCTGCCCTGCTCGCCATTCTTGCCGCTGCCGGCACGGTTTCCGCCGCCGACCTGCAGATCTACGGCCGCATTGATGCGGGCCTCATCTATCACAACTACGGCGGCGATTCGGAAAAGTCCGATACCTTCACGATGGATTCCGGCACCAATACCGCTACCCGCGTCGGCATTCAGGGAAGCGAATCGTTGACCGACAATACCAAAGTGATCTTCCGTCTCGAAAGCCGCTTCACGTCCGACACGGGCGCCTTCAATGCGTATTCGGGTAAGACCAATCGTCTCTTCGGCGGCCAGAGCACGCTCGGCGTTGTCAATAAAGAATTCGGTGAAATCACAATGGGCCGGGTCGCTGGCATCTCGTCAAGCACAGGTCCTTACGACCTTCAGGCCTACATGGATCCGTTCGGCGGCGGCACGAACGGCACCGGGAATGCTCCCGTGAAGAGTTCCCGCCACGACAATATGATCACGTACCGCTCGCCCGTTCTGGGCGGCTTCCAGGCGACCGTGCAGTATTCGCTCAAGTCCGACAGCAATGACGAAGGCGATGAGGCAAAAAGCGACGTGAACCGCTTCTTTGATGCGGGCCTTCACTACGCAGCGGGGAATCTTCACGTTGCTGCGGTCTACGAACGCCTCGAATGGGGTAAGGAAACGCAGCTCGACAATGGCGCTTCCGAAGACAGACAGGTTGTGACGGTGGGCGGCAGCTACCGCTTTGAACCGGTGACGGTTTTCCTCCAGAGCCAGTACTTCCGGGGACTCAATGCCGTCGACGGCTTCTCGTCGGCCAATCTGAGTGAAACGAACAATAAGCGCGATGGCCAGATTGAAGGCTACGGTCTCTATGCGGGCGCGGAATTCTGGTTCGGACCGTCGTCCTGGAAGTGGATGGCCTATTGGCGCGATTACGAGCTCGAACGCGAAACCGGCGCGTCGCATGACGGCAATACCTTCGGCATCGCCAACAAGTTCGTGTACCGTCCGTCGAAGACCGTCGAATTCTACGTGGGCGGCGGCTACTCACAGTGGGATCGGCTCGCGGCTAAGGCTGGCGCAGTCGAGACTCTTACCGACAGCGATCTCAACGGCTACTTCGGCATGACGAAGTACTTCTAA
- a CDS encoding addiction module antidote protein produces the protein MCAENRSNSREFPLFAHELNAALKEGDSDRFIGLVGGLCRLYGMGEIAKQSGLNRPQLYRSFQKGGNPSFRNLLVCLNVLGIEMTVSGKDEPSGE, from the coding sequence ATGTGCGCTGAGAATCGCTCAAACTCCCGTGAATTCCCTTTGTTTGCCCATGAGCTCAATGCCGCACTCAAAGAGGGCGACAGCGACCGATTCATCGGCCTTGTGGGCGGTCTCTGCCGGCTTTACGGCATGGGCGAAATCGCGAAGCAGTCCGGGCTCAACCGGCCGCAGCTCTACCGGTCTTTCCAGAAGGGCGGCAACCCGAGCTTCAGGAATCTCCTCGTCTGCCTCAACGTGCTTGGCATTGAGATGACGGTGTCGGGAAAGGACGAGCCGTCAGGCGAATGA
- a CDS encoding OmpA family protein, producing MHTKLKLAVLAAFSAVAFTAAPAHAAYSVYSDPDCGPKVESSAWFIDYSGTMQEKLKEPEEKSYPDWAKGKEKEYDELFEYRKVVLAKNLLLKLRRMLPAEAGIQVAAGTMAPHTLPVGFKDDFEKKVGRLPERLEVFGRMTNPGEGLIDYEKRLERYAESEKELQRETAELLRKKSALLFFTDGDEVNRGRLFEEGWKAFREKEPLAKPVLVAFTDDEETKKEVTRLAEVVPGLITADARELLLNDESMAAFIAKVFYTPCLDFTLSADTLFAFDKHVLKPEGIAEIHHVAEVLAKERKIIDQLHIRFSITAHTDRIGTYEYNDRLSERRLNTVLTQLEKEGVDMSLFVIRRAEGEYHPVTGDACKGLWNQEAIDCLQPDRRVEIRMVRPE from the coding sequence ATGCATACGAAATTGAAGCTTGCCGTTCTTGCTGCGTTCTCTGCCGTCGCGTTCACTGCAGCACCAGCGCACGCTGCTTATTCCGTCTACTCGGACCCGGACTGCGGGCCGAAGGTTGAGAGCTCGGCCTGGTTCATCGACTATTCGGGCACGATGCAGGAAAAACTCAAAGAGCCCGAAGAGAAGTCCTATCCGGACTGGGCAAAGGGCAAGGAGAAGGAATACGACGAGCTCTTCGAATACCGGAAGGTCGTGCTCGCGAAGAACCTGCTCCTGAAGCTCCGCAGGATGCTCCCGGCTGAAGCCGGAATCCAGGTGGCTGCCGGCACCATGGCGCCTCATACGCTCCCCGTGGGCTTTAAGGACGACTTTGAAAAGAAAGTGGGGCGGCTCCCCGAACGCCTCGAGGTTTTCGGGCGCATGACGAACCCCGGCGAAGGCCTGATCGACTACGAAAAGCGCCTTGAGCGCTATGCGGAGTCGGAAAAGGAACTTCAGCGCGAGACTGCGGAGCTTCTTCGGAAAAAGAGCGCGCTCCTATTCTTCACCGACGGCGACGAGGTGAACCGCGGGCGCCTTTTTGAAGAAGGTTGGAAGGCCTTCCGCGAAAAGGAGCCGCTCGCGAAACCCGTTCTCGTTGCCTTCACCGATGACGAGGAAACGAAAAAGGAAGTCACCCGTCTCGCCGAAGTCGTTCCCGGACTCATCACGGCTGACGCGCGCGAGCTGCTCTTGAACGATGAATCGATGGCCGCCTTCATTGCGAAGGTCTTCTATACGCCGTGCCTCGACTTCACGCTCTCGGCCGACACGCTCTTTGCGTTCGACAAACATGTGCTCAAGCCCGAAGGCATCGCTGAAATTCATCATGTCGCCGAAGTGCTGGCGAAGGAGCGGAAGATCATCGATCAGCTTCACATCCGCTTCTCGATCACGGCGCACACGGACCGCATCGGCACGTACGAATACAACGACAGGCTCTCGGAGCGCCGCCTCAACACGGTGCTCACGCAGCTTGAGAAGGAAGGCGTCGACATGTCGCTTTTCGTGATCCGGCGCGCCGAAGGCGAATATCACCCGGTGACGGGCGACGCCTGCAAGGGCCTCTGGAACCAGGAAGCGATCGACTGCCTGCAGCCTGACCGCCGCGTCGAAATCCGCATGGTGCGGCCCGAGTAA